In Sutterella faecalis, a genomic segment contains:
- the bcsA gene encoding UDP-forming cellulose synthase catalytic subunit: MRFFISSRERLRILSNLQRRFVTALINSITLNLERLPNVHRRLQAAGVRRRLAVTKIEILVLVLLIAAGIALSAICVTQPLDTQNQTIFLMLTLGTALLLREVRSHLSLLLLIILSILVSTRYLWWRYSETLNLDSTAGAMCSLLLVAAETYAWVVMLLGYFQVFWVLDRKPVPCPEDKALWPHVDVFIPIYNEPLDVLRPTVNAAASMDWPQEKLHVWILDDGDRDEIKNFAHSAGVGYIRRNQHDHAKAGNINHALSIVRGEFVAIFDCDHIPVRSFLQLTMGWMLRDPDIALVQTPHHFYSQDPFTRNLGLTSHEPDENSLFHDLIQKGNDTWNATMFCGSCAVIRRRALDQAGGIAVETVTEDAHTSLRLNRLGWSSAFIGIPLAAGLSTETLSGHVGQRIRWARGMIQIFRTDNPLAGRGLSLGQRLCFLNAMIHFLHGLPRLIFLLAPIPYLFFGIYVIEADPASLFVFVLPHMLHSAITTSIIQQGHRSPFISGVYEAILSWYILVPTTMALISPKLGKFNVTVKGGTIEHEYLDWTLSKPYLFLIGVNVAALLFLFYQIAFFDSPSYLTLAINGGWTIYNLIILFAAVAVAVETVQGRKFPRVHQELPAMLRTADGRLWSVTLTDYSQRGARIEIPSEAEGLFAANQEASLVMTRDGIMNDFPIIIRRVSPASLGVELIRMTPELERAFTQCTFSRADSWVRNRIADETSAAGALMLLRFAALGCSGILKNLPYRLKRFLFGVLRLMKPLFDFLPRPPGCQPADAVIFGREALNSAALNSRFPAAGKGAAS, from the coding sequence ATGCGATTCTTCATCAGCAGCAGAGAACGCCTGCGCATTCTCTCCAATCTCCAGCGCCGCTTCGTCACTGCGCTGATCAACTCGATCACGCTGAACCTTGAACGTCTTCCGAACGTTCACCGGCGGCTTCAGGCTGCGGGCGTTCGCCGTCGTCTGGCCGTCACGAAGATTGAGATCCTCGTTCTCGTCCTTCTGATTGCGGCCGGGATTGCACTGAGCGCAATCTGCGTAACTCAACCGCTTGACACGCAGAATCAGACGATTTTTCTGATGCTTACGCTCGGAACAGCGCTGCTCCTCAGGGAAGTGCGCTCACACCTGTCGCTGCTCCTTCTGATCATCCTTTCGATTCTGGTCTCCACACGCTATCTGTGGTGGCGTTATTCGGAAACCCTGAACCTCGATTCGACTGCGGGCGCGATGTGCTCGCTCCTACTCGTTGCGGCAGAAACCTATGCCTGGGTCGTAATGCTCCTCGGCTACTTTCAGGTTTTCTGGGTGCTTGACCGCAAGCCCGTTCCCTGTCCGGAGGACAAAGCGCTCTGGCCGCATGTGGACGTATTCATTCCGATCTACAACGAGCCCCTGGACGTGCTTCGTCCGACGGTCAATGCCGCCGCATCCATGGACTGGCCGCAGGAAAAGCTACACGTATGGATTCTCGACGACGGCGACCGCGACGAAATCAAAAACTTCGCCCATTCTGCGGGCGTTGGCTACATTCGCCGGAATCAGCACGATCATGCCAAGGCCGGCAACATCAATCATGCGCTTTCAATCGTAAGGGGCGAATTCGTCGCCATTTTCGACTGCGACCACATCCCGGTGCGCTCTTTTCTCCAGCTCACCATGGGCTGGATGCTCAGGGATCCGGATATTGCACTCGTACAGACGCCGCATCATTTTTATTCACAGGACCCTTTTACGCGCAATCTCGGTCTGACGTCCCATGAGCCGGATGAAAATTCGCTCTTCCACGATCTGATCCAGAAAGGGAACGACACCTGGAACGCAACCATGTTCTGCGGATCCTGCGCCGTCATTCGCCGTAGAGCACTGGATCAAGCCGGCGGCATCGCCGTCGAGACGGTCACGGAGGATGCCCATACTTCGCTGCGCTTGAATCGCCTCGGATGGTCGTCCGCCTTCATCGGCATCCCTCTGGCCGCCGGACTCTCCACCGAAACGCTCTCCGGCCATGTCGGCCAGCGCATTCGCTGGGCGCGCGGAATGATTCAGATCTTCCGCACGGACAACCCCTTAGCCGGACGAGGCCTCAGTCTCGGGCAGAGACTTTGCTTTCTCAATGCCATGATTCATTTTCTCCATGGCTTGCCCCGATTGATTTTTCTGCTCGCGCCGATTCCCTATCTCTTTTTCGGCATTTACGTCATTGAGGCGGATCCTGCGTCGCTCTTCGTCTTCGTGCTGCCGCATATGCTGCATTCTGCGATCACGACCTCGATCATTCAGCAGGGACACCGAAGCCCATTCATTTCGGGCGTCTATGAGGCGATTCTCTCCTGGTACATCCTGGTGCCGACCACCATGGCGCTCATCTCGCCGAAGCTCGGCAAATTCAACGTGACCGTAAAAGGCGGCACCATTGAGCACGAATACCTCGACTGGACGCTCTCAAAGCCCTACCTCTTCCTGATCGGGGTAAACGTAGCCGCGCTTCTCTTCCTCTTTTATCAGATCGCATTTTTTGATTCTCCGAGCTATCTCACGCTCGCCATCAATGGCGGCTGGACGATCTACAACCTCATCATTCTCTTTGCTGCCGTCGCGGTGGCGGTTGAAACGGTTCAGGGCCGCAAATTTCCACGAGTTCATCAGGAGCTCCCCGCCATGCTGCGGACAGCAGACGGCCGTCTCTGGTCAGTGACGCTCACCGACTATTCACAGCGCGGGGCGCGGATCGAAATTCCTTCGGAAGCAGAAGGCCTTTTCGCTGCAAATCAGGAAGCATCGCTCGTCATGACGCGCGACGGCATCATGAACGACTTTCCCATCATCATTCGTCGAGTTTCCCCTGCGTCCCTGGGCGTGGAACTGATCCGCATGACGCCCGAACTGGAGCGTGCTTTCACGCAATGCACGTTTTCCAGGGCCGACTCCTGGGTGAGGAACCGTATCGCAGATGAAACCTCGGCGGCTGGCGCGCTGATGCTCCTGCGCTTTGCTGCGCTCGGGTGCTCAGGCATTCTCAAGAACCTTCCCTACCGCCTGAAGCGCTTCCTCTTCGGCGTACTGCGCCTCATGAAGCCTCTTTTTGATTTTCTGCCCCGGCCGCCGGGCTGCCAGCCAGCAGATGCCGTGATCTTCGGCCGAGAAGCGCTCAACAGCGCCGCTTTGAATTCCCGTTTCCCCGCAGCCGGCAAAGGAGCTGCGTCATGA
- the bcsB gene encoding cellulose biosynthesis cyclic di-GMP-binding regulatory protein BcsB: protein MKMKTLIFPLIASIALQAVFLPAAFAAAENQPHGAAPEPTALTSFAEALARPRDSRAEAIPPKTELLPLASLASGGPSASIRMTGIWPKQTFEFVMRRDEIITASELTLYWTPSPALLPIRSQLIIRLNGQVQKVLPISREMLGKQNQSIVPLDPKKLKDANVLELEFIGEYDNVCTTPTSPTLWLTVDNASQLSLSRQKLRVADDLSLFPVPFVDPYDKSMLRVGFAFSSAPSAGELSAATVLATYFGVEADWRGADFPSYFNLIPPEGHFVAFYTPNRHPEFLKDWPEPKGPEIAIADAPLSPWAKMLVISGRNDADLMDAARAAASGSALLSGSRSSIREAVEVGARKPYDAPKWIDTSRVTTFGELAEYPGALTTRGAEPWPVHLTLRLPPDLFVINRSSVPVHLRYRYTLPEPSSQAQLRFRVNNTLVEAQRLTDQGSSETVNRVAVVDSIASMFEMLDIPTILFDAVNTLEFDFRYALSIYAGTPENCRTVTLIDQQCEIDPRSTIDFSGFYHYAQLPDLKLFAQSSFPFTRMADFSDTVFVFSAQPTPAETETLLNAAGRLGSLTGAPGLKADVRIDPNPESLADKDILLIGRLPKSVLDSPDEEKPALLIDALSRELLTSRGIPGMNPKTRRLSAPEERFSVLAAGTLAALTGFESPFTSGRSVVALLAADPNGSERLNACLADPSKLLDSAGSVSFIRENGALNFYPAPGYSVGSLPWHQHVWYVMLEHPFLLILCALGCAILIGCLIYALMRIRIRSRLSQGGSR, encoded by the coding sequence ATGAAGATGAAGACTCTGATTTTTCCCCTCATCGCATCCATTGCCCTTCAGGCCGTCTTTTTGCCGGCAGCTTTCGCCGCAGCAGAAAACCAGCCGCATGGGGCTGCACCCGAGCCGACCGCCCTGACGAGCTTCGCCGAGGCGCTCGCGCGCCCCCGCGACTCCCGCGCGGAAGCCATTCCGCCAAAAACGGAACTCCTGCCGCTCGCTTCACTTGCTTCGGGCGGACCTTCAGCATCCATCCGGATGACCGGCATCTGGCCGAAGCAGACGTTTGAGTTCGTCATGCGCCGCGATGAAATCATCACGGCTTCCGAACTCACGCTCTACTGGACGCCTTCGCCCGCGCTCCTTCCCATCCGCTCCCAGCTCATCATCAGGCTCAACGGCCAGGTGCAGAAAGTGCTGCCGATCAGCCGGGAGATGCTCGGCAAGCAGAATCAGTCCATCGTCCCGCTGGATCCCAAAAAGCTCAAGGACGCCAACGTGCTTGAGCTCGAATTCATCGGCGAATACGACAATGTTTGCACAACACCCACTTCGCCCACGCTGTGGCTTACGGTGGACAATGCGAGTCAGCTCTCGCTCTCCCGGCAGAAGCTGCGCGTGGCTGACGACCTTTCCCTTTTTCCGGTTCCCTTTGTCGACCCTTATGACAAAAGCATGCTGCGCGTGGGCTTTGCCTTCAGCAGCGCGCCTTCCGCGGGAGAGCTGAGCGCCGCGACAGTGCTAGCCACCTACTTCGGCGTTGAGGCCGACTGGCGGGGAGCGGATTTTCCTTCCTACTTCAATCTGATTCCTCCCGAAGGACATTTCGTCGCTTTCTATACGCCGAATCGGCACCCGGAATTTCTGAAGGACTGGCCCGAACCCAAAGGGCCGGAAATCGCCATTGCAGACGCCCCGCTTTCTCCATGGGCAAAGATGCTCGTCATTTCCGGACGGAACGATGCGGACCTCATGGATGCTGCGCGTGCCGCCGCAAGCGGCAGCGCGCTCCTGTCGGGATCACGCTCGAGCATCAGGGAAGCCGTGGAAGTCGGCGCCCGCAAGCCTTACGACGCGCCGAAGTGGATCGATACGTCGCGCGTGACGACTTTCGGCGAACTCGCCGAATATCCCGGGGCGCTCACAACGCGAGGCGCTGAGCCCTGGCCCGTACACCTCACGCTCCGGCTGCCTCCGGATCTATTCGTCATCAACCGCTCGAGCGTGCCGGTGCACCTGCGCTACCGCTATACGCTGCCCGAACCCAGTTCTCAGGCGCAGCTTCGCTTCCGCGTGAACAACACACTCGTTGAAGCTCAGCGCCTCACGGATCAGGGTTCAAGCGAAACGGTCAATCGCGTTGCCGTAGTGGACTCCATTGCGAGCATGTTTGAAATGCTCGACATCCCGACGATTCTTTTTGATGCCGTCAATACGCTGGAATTCGATTTCCGCTACGCGCTTTCCATTTATGCCGGCACGCCTGAAAACTGCCGGACCGTCACGCTCATTGACCAGCAGTGCGAAATCGATCCGCGGTCAACCATCGATTTTTCAGGGTTCTATCACTATGCTCAGCTTCCCGATCTCAAGCTTTTTGCCCAGTCCAGCTTCCCCTTCACGCGCATGGCGGATTTTTCGGATACCGTCTTTGTCTTCTCCGCTCAACCTACGCCGGCTGAAACAGAAACGCTCCTCAATGCTGCGGGCCGCCTCGGCAGTCTGACCGGCGCTCCAGGACTCAAGGCGGACGTAAGGATTGACCCGAACCCGGAATCGCTTGCCGACAAGGACATCCTCCTCATCGGCCGGCTCCCGAAGTCTGTTTTGGATAGCCCTGACGAGGAGAAGCCCGCGCTTCTGATTGATGCGCTCTCCCGGGAGCTTCTCACGTCAAGGGGCATTCCCGGCATGAATCCAAAAACGCGCCGGCTTTCCGCGCCAGAAGAGCGTTTCTCAGTGCTCGCTGCCGGGACGCTTGCCGCCCTGACCGGGTTCGAGTCGCCCTTCACATCCGGGCGCTCGGTCGTCGCGCTCCTTGCGGCGGACCCGAATGGTTCAGAAAGGCTCAACGCCTGCCTCGCAGATCCGTCAAAACTCCTCGATTCCGCCGGCTCCGTCTCTTTTATTCGCGAAAACGGCGCGCTTAACTTCTATCCCGCGCCGGGCTACTCCGTCGGAAGCCTCCCCTGGCACCAGCATGTCTGGTACGTCATGCTCGAGCACCCGTTTCTTCTCATTTTGTGTGCGCTCGGATGCGCCATTCTTATCGGCTGCCTGATCTATGCGCTGATGAGAATCCGCATTCGTTCGCGTCTTTCCCAGGGAGGGAGCAGATGA
- the bcsZ gene encoding cellulose synthase complex periplasmic endoglucanase BcsZ — protein sequence MMCNSLRLMGAFALAAAFLTPFPALAAEDPVRPAYASSFDRRGWNLWEIFARDALERGRIVNRAAENLSTTSEGQSYALFFALAAEDRKSFERIFRWTEENLCYGDCTKNLPAWLWGRSIGKDPKTGAATEIWGILDRNNAADSDLWIAYSLLEAGRLWKNAEYAKKGRELSELILSESFDISGLGRVIPPGAVGFRVRGLARQNPSYYPPFLLKRLEAENPAWREIRMGAMRTILRGSRSGFSADWADFDQTGTAHGVKAELGSWDAIRVYLWAGMTSADDPDAAVLKRALSPMIRTTDEAGVPPERVVGETLTLSSPGPDAFAACLLPWTRNTRTGAFARTLLAKNEISGYAYYKSVLTLFGLGYDRGIFAFDAEGRLLHPRGMP from the coding sequence ATGATGTGCAATTCCCTTCGATTGATGGGCGCTTTTGCGCTCGCCGCGGCGTTCCTCACGCCCTTTCCTGCGCTCGCAGCTGAAGACCCAGTGCGCCCTGCCTACGCATCATCATTTGATCGGCGAGGCTGGAATCTCTGGGAGATTTTTGCCAGGGACGCACTCGAGAGAGGAAGAATTGTCAACCGGGCGGCAGAGAACCTCTCCACCACCTCTGAGGGCCAGTCTTATGCGCTCTTTTTTGCGCTCGCAGCAGAGGACAGAAAGAGTTTTGAGCGAATTTTCCGGTGGACGGAAGAGAATCTCTGCTACGGCGACTGCACTAAAAATCTCCCGGCGTGGCTCTGGGGCCGCAGCATTGGGAAGGACCCGAAAACCGGCGCTGCGACAGAAATCTGGGGCATTCTCGACCGCAACAACGCGGCGGACTCTGATCTCTGGATCGCCTATTCGCTCCTTGAGGCCGGCAGGCTCTGGAAGAATGCAGAGTATGCGAAGAAAGGACGCGAGCTATCCGAACTTATTCTGTCGGAATCCTTCGACATATCAGGGCTCGGACGCGTGATTCCGCCGGGAGCCGTCGGGTTTCGCGTCCGCGGCCTCGCTCGACAGAATCCGAGCTACTATCCGCCTTTTCTTCTGAAGCGCCTCGAAGCAGAAAATCCGGCGTGGCGTGAAATCCGCATGGGCGCCATGCGCACGATCCTGCGCGGGTCTCGCTCAGGCTTTTCTGCAGACTGGGCAGACTTCGACCAGACCGGTACGGCCCACGGCGTCAAGGCTGAACTGGGCTCATGGGACGCCATCCGGGTCTACCTGTGGGCAGGCATGACTTCCGCAGATGATCCGGATGCCGCGGTCTTAAAGCGTGCGCTCAGCCCCATGATCAGAACCACGGATGAGGCCGGGGTGCCGCCCGAGCGCGTCGTGGGAGAAACACTCACCCTGAGTAGTCCGGGCCCGGATGCTTTTGCGGCTTGTCTTCTTCCCTGGACGCGCAATACCCGGACCGGCGCATTTGCAAGAACGCTGCTCGCCAAAAATGAAATTTCAGGCTACGCCTATTACAAAAGCGTTCTGACGCTTTTCGGGCTGGGCTATGACCGTGGCATCTTTGCCTTTGACGCCGAGGGTCGGCTGCTTCATCCGAGGGGTATGCCATGA
- a CDS encoding cellulose synthase subunit BcsC-related outer membrane protein — translation MKTIPWLMLVFALASSCRAAEGNEVATHGVAPEPWLENQASLARAGGWEEIERDALRRLMSMNPNDAGPKLEELRLAITNAVPDIGQIKELVRNLCASPDEKACREARVLQASIEPPMSDALASARLLFRAGRSAEALELYQKTFPATQGRPPESSLELEYLSVLLTIPGREAEGVKGIEALIRRTEEHGSVILSRRAASLLAHHHFERTLAEALNDIYENGTRRERAARVLEKALKTFPQDSRTHRWRNALNEGLYWIGVDRGDMLAARGRFEEARKAYRECAHFRPDLPYSHLGLAKIARRLGQWGRLKSHLADALAASRGAAPSERKRVAGLLARVDEDQRDAAADLYELKARNAEAGGNLQEQIEMLERTLRLRRPEPWTLGSYTAALLAAGRRDDALQAWQKYAPDLRSPEWALPYARFLVNAGMEASALDIAAAAVIPDRHDEWMPIGKDVSDAEKLLDLREELETNAAYEEALGLATKGEWAMAAEMLSGARPEADWQIAQLARWEAKAGLTKRAVANWDRLSELPEWEREAPLNAVEVLLGDMNDSRAHQAAARRRLHAYLGRFDKRELVNGRPLLLLSMAEVSRLGALLEEADDAARALRLYRDYAAHAPEGMDEESAIVVRKAAQSLKDAVPEEALQLYRKAFVNAGMLEAGEKEDDAAFTRAMRTPDQRSDSEWLQNSLRSGASELYLNETPEIRTALVWNYDSGTPGFSNLSALTWVKEARLPAAGGWLTLRADTVHYDVGNLRLEEPYGAKFGTCYAPGCRGLAMRRDFGESLAVAWARGAFAFDVGMTPIGFTYSDPVGGASYSWDLDPGSITLSFYRRPKSSSLLSFGGMRDPQTGRTWGGVRRTGFELSGSLDEGGSDGFWGFVSWEMLTGRNVAENRSLQAMAGWYHRWVNEPNHERTAGISLMYWHFDKDLSDYVWGQGGYYSPQQFASFGGSLSEARRSADWSWILEGRLGISYAKSSARDRYPIKDSMPLLSDLYAREAADSSVGIGLSARAAFERRLADRWFLGGEFIYQKSDGYTPVLATLWLRYTLNDWAGDLPLPPVAPEPYSEWQ, via the coding sequence ATGAAAACGATACCCTGGCTCATGCTCGTCTTTGCCCTTGCTTCGTCCTGCCGGGCAGCTGAGGGAAACGAGGTCGCAACGCATGGCGTAGCTCCTGAACCCTGGCTCGAAAATCAGGCTTCGCTTGCCCGTGCCGGCGGCTGGGAAGAAATCGAACGTGATGCGCTCCGTCGTCTCATGTCGATGAATCCCAATGATGCCGGCCCGAAGCTTGAAGAGCTGCGGCTCGCCATTACCAACGCCGTACCTGACATCGGACAGATAAAGGAACTCGTGCGGAATCTCTGCGCATCTCCTGATGAAAAGGCATGCCGGGAAGCCCGGGTGCTTCAGGCCTCTATTGAGCCTCCCATGAGCGATGCGCTGGCGAGCGCCCGGCTACTCTTTCGCGCGGGTCGAAGCGCCGAGGCGCTCGAGCTTTACCAAAAGACCTTTCCTGCCACTCAGGGGCGGCCTCCGGAATCGAGTCTTGAACTCGAATACCTCTCGGTGCTTCTCACCATCCCCGGGCGCGAGGCTGAAGGCGTAAAGGGAATCGAGGCGCTCATCAGGCGCACTGAGGAGCATGGAAGCGTGATTCTTTCAAGACGCGCCGCCTCACTTCTCGCGCATCATCATTTTGAGCGCACGCTCGCCGAAGCGCTGAATGACATTTACGAGAACGGCACGCGACGCGAACGAGCTGCCCGCGTTCTGGAAAAAGCGCTCAAAACGTTCCCTCAGGATTCCCGTACACACCGTTGGCGCAATGCGCTCAATGAAGGCCTTTACTGGATCGGCGTCGACCGTGGAGACATGCTCGCAGCGCGCGGACGATTCGAAGAAGCGCGGAAAGCATATCGTGAATGCGCCCATTTTCGTCCCGACCTACCCTATTCACACCTTGGCCTCGCGAAGATCGCCAGACGGCTGGGTCAATGGGGTCGTCTGAAATCGCATCTTGCGGATGCCCTTGCCGCAAGCCGGGGAGCGGCGCCGAGCGAGCGCAAGCGCGTTGCCGGGCTTCTTGCTCGGGTCGATGAAGATCAAAGAGATGCTGCCGCCGACCTATATGAACTCAAGGCCCGGAATGCGGAAGCCGGGGGAAATCTGCAGGAACAAATTGAAATGCTTGAGCGCACGCTCCGCCTGCGGCGTCCTGAACCGTGGACGCTCGGGAGCTACACGGCTGCACTCCTCGCTGCCGGTCGTCGCGATGACGCGCTTCAGGCCTGGCAAAAGTATGCCCCGGACCTCAGATCTCCAGAATGGGCGCTTCCTTATGCCAGATTTCTGGTGAACGCAGGCATGGAAGCCTCTGCTTTAGATATCGCAGCCGCTGCAGTCATCCCCGATCGCCATGACGAATGGATGCCGATCGGAAAAGATGTTTCTGATGCGGAAAAACTCCTCGACCTGCGAGAGGAGCTTGAGACCAATGCCGCGTATGAAGAAGCGCTCGGTTTGGCGACGAAAGGCGAATGGGCAATGGCTGCCGAAATGCTCTCCGGGGCGAGGCCGGAAGCAGACTGGCAGATCGCTCAGCTTGCACGCTGGGAGGCGAAAGCCGGCCTCACGAAACGCGCAGTTGCAAATTGGGATCGCCTCTCCGAGCTTCCTGAATGGGAGCGTGAGGCGCCGCTCAATGCAGTTGAAGTGCTCCTCGGCGACATGAATGACAGCAGGGCTCACCAGGCTGCTGCCAGGAGACGGCTTCACGCATATCTCGGACGTTTTGATAAGCGTGAACTCGTTAACGGCCGGCCGCTCCTGCTGCTTTCCATGGCTGAAGTGAGCCGCCTGGGCGCCCTCCTTGAGGAAGCCGATGATGCCGCCCGCGCTCTTAGGCTCTATCGGGACTATGCGGCTCATGCCCCGGAAGGAATGGATGAAGAGAGCGCAATAGTGGTGAGAAAAGCCGCTCAATCGCTTAAGGACGCAGTTCCCGAAGAGGCGCTTCAACTCTACCGCAAGGCATTTGTCAATGCCGGCATGCTCGAAGCGGGAGAAAAAGAGGACGATGCCGCCTTTACGCGCGCCATGCGTACGCCGGATCAACGCAGCGATTCAGAGTGGCTCCAGAATTCCTTGCGCTCGGGCGCGTCGGAACTCTATTTGAATGAGACCCCGGAAATCCGTACGGCGCTCGTCTGGAACTACGACTCAGGCACCCCGGGCTTCTCCAACCTCTCAGCGCTCACCTGGGTCAAGGAGGCGAGACTCCCGGCCGCAGGCGGGTGGCTTACGCTGCGGGCCGATACCGTGCACTACGACGTAGGAAACCTCAGGCTCGAGGAGCCTTACGGTGCGAAATTCGGCACCTGCTACGCCCCGGGTTGCCGGGGGCTCGCAATGCGCAGGGATTTCGGCGAATCACTGGCAGTCGCCTGGGCCCGCGGAGCCTTTGCCTTTGATGTCGGCATGACGCCCATTGGATTCACGTATTCCGACCCCGTGGGCGGCGCATCCTATTCCTGGGATCTTGACCCGGGAAGCATCACGCTCTCCTTTTATCGGCGGCCGAAATCGTCGTCCCTCCTCTCTTTCGGAGGCATGCGCGACCCGCAGACGGGACGTACATGGGGCGGCGTCAGACGCACCGGATTTGAACTCTCAGGATCCCTTGATGAAGGGGGCTCAGACGGCTTCTGGGGCTTCGTCTCCTGGGAAATGCTCACGGGCAGAAACGTAGCGGAGAACCGGTCGCTTCAGGCGATGGCGGGGTGGTACCACAGATGGGTGAACGAACCCAATCACGAGCGCACGGCGGGCATTTCCCTCATGTACTGGCACTTTGACAAGGATCTCTCCGACTACGTCTGGGGTCAGGGGGGCTACTACTCTCCGCAGCAGTTTGCTTCGTTTGGCGGCTCGCTATCCGAAGCAAGGAGAAGCGCAGACTGGTCATGGATCCTCGAAGGCCGCCTCGGCATCTCCTATGCGAAAAGCAGCGCGCGAGACCGTTACCCCATCAAGGATTCCATGCCCCTCCTTTCAGACCTTTATGCACGCGAAGCGGCAGATTCCTCCGTCGGCATCGGGCTATCGGCTCGTGCTGCTTTTGAACGACGTCTCGCTGACCGATGGTTTCTCGGAGGCGAATTCATCTATCAGAAATCAGATGGTTATACCCCGGTGCTCGCGACGCTCTGGCTTCGCTACACGCTCAACGACTGGGCGGGCGATCTTCCTCTGCCGCCCGTCGCTCCGGAACCCTATTCAGAATGGCAGTAA
- a CDS encoding EAL domain-containing protein, which translates to MQYIKRFLASFNESEEMTAAEEIVRLARESGTLDAFRSTAPASYEDTYFFFGDLASGEYHFSQDLKKLFGEPEDNPFFAVREIEKRITNEVDKRIRKAAIRALTDGAPRMVEYFRVELNGEVVWTCIRCARVHHAAKGPLYVCGSVEFISDRRILSELFTFTRCGEKLEATLSMLLSAPAGSSAAVLRMTHSTEPEREDLVNLISQRLLRHAQEPDAVICSSSGCCGALVVILRTESPECLRNFNELLSAELDHIGLPLDFFSALNQISNGGHSTSFQNRMPKVIEVLELLSKDASGSELSDTMLSLGDVLALYRAIKNNFAGFELHFQPVVSRRNRTTAGGELLIRFRTPHSNLGPHKFIPVLEKTPLAIPLGRWTFEAALSAAEELRYPECTIGFNVSPIQVDDPLYLKFIMETLKSSTQPASRFLMEITETSETIYPQNLELFLKKCREMGMRTAIDDFGTGYNSLESLLAAPFDVLKFGRSLTAKALSSEAGARLLGRLIAAAREYGAAVCVEGVETARELALLDAMEPDFYQGWYFSRPVRISVAKRFSLEQTCVNSQ; encoded by the coding sequence ATGCAGTACATCAAACGTTTTCTCGCAAGCTTCAATGAAAGCGAAGAAATGACGGCCGCAGAAGAAATTGTGCGGCTTGCCCGCGAAAGCGGCACGCTCGATGCCTTCCGCTCCACAGCGCCGGCTTCCTATGAGGACACCTATTTCTTTTTCGGCGATCTCGCCTCCGGCGAATACCACTTTTCTCAGGATCTGAAGAAGCTCTTTGGGGAACCTGAGGACAATCCTTTCTTTGCGGTCCGCGAAATCGAAAAGCGCATCACGAACGAAGTAGACAAACGCATCCGCAAGGCAGCCATACGGGCGCTCACTGACGGTGCGCCGCGGATGGTCGAATACTTCCGCGTCGAGCTCAACGGGGAAGTCGTATGGACCTGCATCCGGTGTGCACGCGTACATCACGCGGCGAAGGGACCCCTCTACGTCTGCGGCAGCGTGGAATTCATCAGCGATCGCAGAATTCTCTCTGAACTTTTCACTTTCACGCGCTGCGGTGAAAAGCTCGAGGCCACACTCAGCATGCTCCTTTCAGCCCCGGCGGGAAGCTCCGCAGCAGTGCTGCGCATGACGCATTCAACCGAACCCGAGCGTGAGGATCTGGTGAATCTCATCTCCCAGCGTCTTCTCCGGCACGCTCAGGAGCCTGATGCCGTCATCTGCAGCTCTTCGGGATGCTGCGGGGCGCTCGTTGTCATTCTGCGCACGGAGAGCCCCGAATGCCTGCGGAACTTCAACGAACTCCTTTCGGCAGAGCTGGATCACATCGGCCTCCCGCTCGACTTCTTCTCCGCGCTCAACCAAATTTCAAACGGAGGACATTCAACGTCCTTCCAGAACCGGATGCCGAAGGTGATTGAGGTGCTCGAGCTCCTCAGCAAGGATGCTTCGGGCAGCGAACTGAGCGACACGATGCTGAGCCTCGGCGATGTACTTGCGCTCTACCGCGCCATTAAAAACAATTTTGCGGGTTTTGAGCTCCACTTTCAGCCCGTCGTCAGCCGGCGCAACCGTACCACGGCGGGCGGAGAACTCCTCATCCGCTTCCGAACGCCTCATTCGAATCTCGGGCCGCACAAATTCATTCCTGTGCTTGAAAAAACGCCCCTTGCCATTCCACTCGGCCGCTGGACGTTTGAAGCGGCTCTCAGCGCTGCCGAAGAGCTCCGTTACCCTGAATGCACCATCGGCTTCAATGTGAGTCCGATTCAGGTGGACGATCCCCTTTATCTTAAATTCATCATGGAGACGCTGAAGTCCTCTACTCAGCCTGCAAGCCGCTTTCTTATGGAGATTACAGAAACCTCCGAAACGATCTACCCGCAAAATCTCGAACTCTTTCTAAAGAAATGCCGTGAGATGGGCATGCGTACGGCTATCGACGATTTTGGAACGGGCTACAACAGCCTGGAAAGTCTCCTGGCGGCTCCCTTTGACGTTCTTAAATTCGGCCGCAGTCTGACAGCTAAAGCACTTAGCTCCGAAGCCGGAGCCAGGCTTCTTGGAAGATTAATTGCCGCTGCGCGTGAATACGGCGCCGCCGTCTGCGTGGAGGGCGTTGAGACCGCGCGGGAGCTCGCCCTGCTTGACGCCATGGAGCCGGATTTCTACCAGGGATGGTACTTCTCACGGCCCGTCAGGATTTCCGTCGCAAAGCGCTTCTCTCTTGAGCAGACATGCGTCAACTCTCAATAA